Genomic window (Paraburkholderia phenazinium):
TCTTCATGCTTCAATCCTTATAAGCGATGGCCGTTTCATACCGCTTCGAGTTGACCGCCGAGGGTTCGGTAGCGTGACGGCGTCACGCCGATCAGCCGCTTGAAAATACGCTGGAATGCCGCGTTGGACTGGTAGCCCACCGTTTCGCCAATCTCGGCGACGCCCAGCTTCGACTCGACCAGTTTGCGACCGGCGAGCGTCATGCGAATATCGGTGAGCATGTCGGCTGCGGAGCGTCCAATCACGTCCTGGAACTGTCGCACGAAGGTCGCGCGCGACATATTGCAGAGCCTCGCGAACTGGTCAAGGGTCCACGGTTTCTCCGGCGCATCGAACATGGCCGTGACCGCGGGCTGCAGCCGTGGCCGTGCAGCGAGCGCCAGCAAGCCGTGCGGCGGTTGCGCGCCGCCGCTGGCAAAGCGCAACGTCAAGGCGAACAATGCGGCCGACAGATGGCTGACCAGCGCCTCGCTGCCTGGCCCTTCATCGACCGACTCCTCGCGCATCAACGCCACCAGCCGCGCGAGCCGCGTGCCGGCCGGCGCGTCCGCAGCTTCGCTGGTGCCGTTCAAGGTGTCGCCGGTGCTCCCGGTGCTGCGCACGACGAGGCGTCCGGGCAAATGCTCGCGCAGCAGCCTGTCAGGCACCGCGCCGATCAGAAACCGGCCGCACAGGATGTCGGCATGCTCGCCCGAGCCTTCGTTCTCCGCGATCGTCAGCGCGAGCTCTTGCCGTTCGACCGGCGGTACCGGCAAGCGGCCGCTGCCGTCGTGAATCCGGTGTGCGCCTCCGGCTGGAAACAGGACGATGTCGCCTGCCGTCAGTGGCTCGGCCGGCGCGTCGCCATACTCCAGCACGGCCTGGCCCGATAGCAGCACATGGTAGGGAATCTCGCGCACGGCCGCGTTGTCGTGGACGATCGCCCACGGCGCGCCGAAATGACAACGCACGTCCAGACGGCCGCTGACGGGGATGAGGGAAAGGACTCGACTGAGCAGATCCATATGAGCCGCCGGAGCAGATTCTTGCGTCGTGTGAGGATGCGAGCCGGGACCGCACACGGTTGCAGGCACAACCACTGCGGCGCCGATCGCCAAAGCAGCTTGATTCTAACCGAGCGGCCGTCGCCACCATGGGCGCGGCCTCGGAATTGGACGAGGCGATACGCTCATGGCAAGATGCGCCACTTCAGCCATGCCGTCGCACGGTATGAGGTGCGGGAACGAAGCAGAGGAAACACTGCGGCAGCGAACGAAATGCCCGGCGCATCGGCGCTCAACATTTCGAAGCGAAATTTTCACGGTTTCGCGAACACTTGGGATGAACCATGAGCACCCCGTTTCGGATTCATTCGGGCCGCGCCGTGCTGGCGGCGGAAGTGGCCGGTAGCGGCGACCCGGTCGTCTTCCTGCATGCGCGCGTTGCGGATCGCCGCATGTGGCGCGCGCAACTGGATGGCATCGGTGCCAATCATAAGGCGATCGCCTACGACCGGCGCGGCTTTGGCGAGACCCACGCCGAAGCGGAGGATTTTTCCGCCGTAGAGGATCTGATGGCGGTGATCGACGCCACCGCGGACGGTATCCCCGCGATCCTCGTTGGATGCTCACAGGGCGGGGGAATCGTGCTCGACGCGGCTCTTCGCTATCCGTCGCGTGTGCGTGCCCTCGTCCTCATCGCGCCCAACGTGACCGGCGCGCCCGAGGCGATCTACCCGCCGGAAGTCGAGCGCCTGCGGCTGCAGTTGATGGAAGCCGAAAAGACCGGTGATGTCGATCGAGCGCTCGCGATCAGAACCCGTCTGTCTCTGGACGGCCCGCTGGAACCGGAAGGTCGCGTCGTGGGCGAGGCTCGCGAGACGTTCGTCGACATGAACCGGGTGGCGCTCAGGTCGCCGCCGGCCGGGGCGAATCTCGATGCCGAATCCGCCTACCCTCGTTTAGGGGAGATCGCGGTGCCCACGCTGGTGATGTGTGGCGACCTCGATATTCCCAACACCCAGGACCGAAGCCGTTATCTTGCGGCTGCGGTCCAGAATGGGTCGTACCACGAAATATCCGGCGTCGCTCATCTGCCGAGCCTGGAAAGGCCGGCGGAGGTTACGCGGGTGATCGCAGCGTTCATCGAACGCTGCTCTGGCCGCGAGGCATAGCGGTTCGCCGGAGTTCGTCGGGCAGGGCGGTCCGGACTATCTCGGCGAGAAATTCGGCGCCGCGCCGTTGATCTCATCCACAATCTCCGGCGGAACAGGCGGAGGACGAAGATATTTTCATAGAGATCGATAGTGCCAAAAGGCGTCGATATCAGCAGCGTCACTCAAACCGCGGCGAAATTGAGTCCTGCCGGGACAGCAAACTCAAGCAGCCGCGGCCTCGTCGTGGTATCGAAGCAGCCGCTCCACTTCCAGCTTCGACCCGAGGATAACGGGCACGCGCTGATGCACATGCTCCGGCTGGACTTCCATGATCGGGATCTGGCCTGTCGTGCTCATCCCGCCAGCCTGTTCGACGATGAACGACATTGGATTGGCCTCATAGGTCAACCGCAACCGCCCGGCAAGCTGGGGATGCTTGTTGTCCCGCGGATAGAGGAAAACGCCCCCGCGCATCAGGATGCGATGCACCTCCGCGACCATGGAGGCGATCCATCGCATGTTGAAATTGGTCTGCCGTGGCCCCGACTCGCCCGCGACACATTCACGGACATAGCGGCGCACCGGTTCTTCCCAGTAGCGCTCGTTGGACATGTTGATCGCGAATTCGCGGGTATCTTCGGGAATCTGGAGCTGCGGATGGGTCAGCACGAACGATGCCGATTCGCTGTCGAACGTAAACCCATCGACGCCGTGCCCCGTGGTCAGGACGAACATCGTCGTCGCACCGTAGATCGCATACCCGGCGCAAACCTGCTTCACGCCCGGCTGCAGAAAATGGCGCTCGTCGACGACGGCGCCGGACGCCGGAGTGGCCAGCACGGAAAAGATACTTCCGACCACGCCATTGATCTCAAGATTGGAAGACCCGTCGAGCGGATCGAAAAGCAGCAGATATTCGGCGGCACCCCCGGAATGCTCATGCCCGGTCACCTGAACCGAATCGAGTTCTTCCGACGCTAGTCCGCGCAAACACCTAACCGACCCGACCGCGCCGATCATGATGTCGTTCGAGACGACGTCGAGCTTCTTTTGCGCCTCGCCGTGCACGTTCTCGGAATGGGCGTTACCGGATGCGCCGTCGAAGGCACCTCGTTCGACCGCCGTTGCAATGGACGAGCACGCGTCGGCAACGGCGTCGATGAGCGCGATCAGTCCCGCCGGGACTCGCTCCTCGCGTGCTGCGCCCGCGAGAAACGAGGACAGCGTGATGTGCTCAGTGGTAGCGATGTGGGTCATGTTCGGTGTGCCTGGCAAAAACGGTAGGGTGATCGGTTAAGATCGGCACGCTCGGGGAGCCTTCGTCGATCTGCATCCAGCACGATTCCTGAGGCCGCTGGACGCAGTTAGACGCATCGCGCGTGCGTGCCGGTGCAATCCATTACACGGCATACGCGAGGTCATAGCGCCCTGCCATCGCCGGCAGCGCGATCGGCTTGATCTTGTGCGCCTGTCCGGCGCTGCCGAATGCCTCGAAGCGGGAACGGCACAGATCCCGCGCCGCGCCGAGTGCGTCCGCGAAGAAGCGTCGAACGTCGAACTCGGAAGGACGCTGTGCGATTGAGCGCCGTATTGCACCCGTCATCGCGAGGCGGATATCCGTATCGATGTTGATCTTGCGTACACCATGGCGAATGCCCTCGCAGATCTCTTCCACGGGGACGCCATACGTTTCGCGGATTTCACCGCCGAACTCGCGGATGATCTCCAGCCACTCCTGAGGTACCGAACTCGATCCGTGCATGACCAGGTGGGTATTGGGCAGGCGGCGATGAATTTCCCGGATCCGGTCGATCGCGAGAATATCGCCCGACGGCTTGCGGGAGAATTTATAGGCGCCGTGCGACGTGCCAATCGCAATGGCCAACGCGTCGACTCCCGTACGCTGCACAAAATCGGCGGCCTGCTCGGGGTCGGTCAGCAGCATGTCATGGGTCAGCACACCTTCGGCGCCGGAGCCGTCCTCCTCCCCCGCCATGCCCGATTCGAGCGAACCGAGACATCCGAGCTCGCCCTCGACCGACACGCCAACGGCATGCGCCATCTCCACCACCGTCCGCGTCACTTCAACGTTGTAGTCGTAGGACGCTACGGTTTTCATATCCGGCATGAGCGAGCCGTCCATCATCACGCTGCTGAATCCGCTGCGGATCGCTGCCTGGCACACTGCCGGCGACGCCCCATGGTCCTGATGCATCACGACCGGGATGTCGGGATAAGTCTCGATCGCGGCAACGACCAGGTGCCTCAGAAACGCTTCGCCCGCGTATTTCCGCGCACCGGCGGAGGCCTGCATGATGACCGGACTATCGCAGTCGGCGGCCGCCTGCATGATCGCCTGAATCTGCTCGAGGTTATTGACGTTGAAGGCCGGTACGCCATACGCGTGCTCCGCCGCATGGTCCAGCAACTGCCGCAATGAAATCAGTGCCATGTCGTTTCCATCTCTAGTGTGCGGCTCACCGCGTCCACGATCGCGTCCACCGTAATGCCGAACTCTTCGTACAACGTCTCGGCCGGAGCCGACTCGCCAAAGTGCGACAAGCCGATCACGGCGCCGCTCAAGCCGACGTACTTGCGCCAGAAATCGCCGGCGGCCGCTTCAATCGCCACGCGCCGGAGCTTGGGCGGCAGAACCGCATGCTGGTACTCGAGCGATTGTCTGTCGAAGGTCGTGGTCGACGGCATCGATACGACCCGCGCGGCAATGTCCTGCCCGGCGAGCACCGATTGCGCCTTCAGGGCGAGTTCCACTTCCGAACCCGTCGCGATCAGAACGATGTCCGGCTTTCCGCCAGCCGCCTCCGACAACACATAACCGCCTTGCCGGATGTGCGCCTTCGTCTGCGCGCTGCGGGAAAGCGGCGGCAGATTCTGGCGCGAAAGCAGCAGTGCGGTCGGCGCGTCAATGGTCTCCAGTGCCGACGCCCATGCAAACGCTGTTTCGACCGCATCCGCCGGCCGCCATACGCTCATTCCCGGAATCTGGCGCAGCATGGCCGCGTGCTCGACCGGCTGATGGGTAGGCCCGTCCTCGCCGAGACCAATCGAATCGTGGGTGAAGACGTAGACACATTGCAGGTGCATCAGCGCCGCCATGCGCAGCGCGTTCTTCGCGTAGTCGGAAAACACCAGGAAAGTCCCGCCATACGGCAGAAATCCGCCGTGGAGCGCAACGCCGTTCATGATCGCGGTCATGCCGAATTCGCGAACGCCGTAGTGGATATAGTTTCCTGTTGCGTTCGTGCGATCGCGTATGACTGCACGGGAAGCCGGCACCATGGTGAGATTCGACGGCGCCAGGTCTGCCGAGCCGCCCAGCAGTTCAGGGAGTCGACCCACGAGCAGCTCCAGGCACTTCTGCGACGCCTTGCGGGTCGCCATCTTTTGCTCGAACCAGTCGCCGCCCTCCAGCAGGCGTTTGATCACGTCGGCGGAGCGCTCGAGGCGACTGCCGTGCATGCGCGATTCGAAGTAGCCGGCCTTGTCCGGGAAATGGGTACGATAGGCTTCGAACAGCGTGCGCCATGCGATGTTGCGTTCACGGCCCTCTGCTCGCGCATCCCATGCGGCGCGAATCGGTTTGGGAATCTCGAACGGCGCGTAAGGCCAGCGCAAATGCTCGCGCGTGGCCGCGATTTCGGCGTCGCCAAGCGGCGCGCCGTGCACGTCGTGCGTACCCGCGCGATTGGGCGAGCCGTTGCCGATCACCGTCTTGCAGCAGATCAAGGTCGGCCGGTCGCGTTCCGCGCGTGCGGCCTCGATCGCCTGCTCGATCGAGAGCGGATCATGTCCGTCCACCCCTTCCACGACATGCCAGCCATAGGCACGGAAACGCATCGGAGTATCGTCGGTGAACCAGCCCTCGACGTGGCCGTCGATCGAAATGCCGTTGTCGTCGTAAAACGCGATCAGCTTGCCGAGACGCCATGTGCCGGCGAGCGAGCAGGCTTCATGGGACACCCCTTCCATGAGGCAACCGTCGCCGAGAAACACATAGGTATGGTGATCGACGATGTCGAAGCCCGGCTCGTTGAATTCGGCAGCCAGCAATCGTTCAGCCAGCGCCATACCTACTGCGTTGGCAAGACCCTGCCCTAACGGGCCGGTGGTCGTTTCGACGCCAGGCGTCAGACCGCGTTCCGGGTGCCCGGGCGTGACCGACTGCCATTTCCGGAAGGCCTTCAGATCGTCGATCGACAGGCCGTAGCCGCTCAGATGCAGCACGGCATAAAGCAGCATCGAACCGTGACCGTTCGACAGCACAAAGCGATCCCGGTTAACCCAGTCCGGAACCGCAGGATCATGCTTCAGGTACTTGCGCCACAGTACTTCGGCGATATCCGCCATGCCCATCGGCATGCCGGGATGTCCGGAGTTCGCAGCCTGGACGGCGTCAATCGCCAGAAACCGCACCGCATTGGCAAGTTCTGTCCGGCTCGGATTAGCATGATCCATGAGTCACCACTATTTCGTATAACTAAATTAATATAGGAAAGCCCCGCGCGTTTTCACGACGAGGCGCCAGCATCCGGTCTTCAGGTACGGTTACGGTTTCAGGCTGCGGAAACCGCCGTACGGTCCAGCAGATGCGTGATCGATTCGCCCATGCTGCGCAGGATCAGGAAGCAGGAACACGCACCGGCGTCCAGCACGCCGATCGAACGGTCGCCGAGCCGCGCGGCCCGTCCGATCCGGGCGCGCAACTCGCGGGTCGAATTCATGCCGGCTTCCGCTGCCGCCACCATCGCATCGATGCACTCCCGGAAGCTCTTGCCCTCTTCCAGCGCCACCCCATACGCCGCACGCGCAGGAGCCAGCGTGTCGATCAGCGTCTTGTCGCCGACCTTCGCATCGCCGATCTCCTGGACAGAAACGATGCCGGCAACGAGCGCCTCGTAGAACAGCGATTTGTCGAGTTCGGCGTGGTCCGCGAACGTGTCGCTCATGCTGAGGAAGAAAGTGCCGTAGAGCGGCCCCATCGAACCGCCGATACCGTCCATGAGCGCCGAAGACAGATCGCCCAGGGCCACCGCGAGCGACGGTAGCGTTGCGCGCGACGCGAGGTGTTCTCCACACTGGGTGAAGCCCTTGCTCATGTTGATGCCGTGATCGCCGTCGCCGATCGCGCCGTCGACTTCGCTCAGATACTGGCGATTCGCGTTGATGGTACGAACCAGATCGACGACCACCCCGCCGGCGTCGGCCAATTTAACGATTTCAGTCATCGTGCGTCTCCCACATTGAGTCCGATGCTTTGACATGGATGGGCGAGGCAGGCGCTCAGTTCGTCGTCGAGTTTCGTCAACGTCAGCGTGACCCCCATCATTTCCAGCGACGTAAAAAGATTGCCGACAAACGAGAACTGGACCTCGATTCCCGCTTCGCGCAGATAATCGGCAACCTCGCCATACAGGATGTATTGCTCCATCAGCGGCGTCGCGCCGAGACCGGACAGCAGCACCGACACCTTGTCGCCTCTGGAAAAAGGCAGATCCGGCAACAGCTTGTCGAGCATCAGCCGCGCCATGTCCCGTGCGGGAACGGTGGGCTGGACCAGGATACCGGGTTCGCCATGATGGCCGATGCCGACTTCCATTTCGCCGTCCTTGATGACGAAGTTGGCCTTGCCGACTGCCGGGATCGTACAGGCGGACAGGCCGACACCGATCGAGCGGGTCGAATCCACCGCTTTGCGGGCGGTGGCGATCACTTCATCGAGCGTGGCGCCCTGGGCGGCCCGGGCGCCGCCAACCTTCCACATCACGATTTCGCCGGCCACGCCGCGGCGCTTTTCGATTTCGTCTTGCGGCGCCGACGCGGCATCGTCGTTGGCGACGACCGTGCGCACACGAATGCCTTCGCGCTCGGCCAGCTTGATTGCCATCTTCACATTCATGTTGTCGCCGGCGTAATTGCCATAGAGGCACGCAACGCCGGCGCCGCTATCGGCCGCCTTGAACGCTTCGAAGAACGATTTGGCAGTGGGCGACGAGAAGATTTCTCCGATCGCCACGGCATCCACCAGGTTACGCCCGACATAGCCGATGAACGCCGGTTCGTGCCCTGATCCCCCACCGGTCACAATACCCACACGGTCCTTCTGGCGGGCATGCGCATGCGCTACCACGCGAGGATTTTCCGGCGCGGCGCGCAACTCCGGGTGCGCCGCGAGGATGCCGCGCAGCATGTCCTCGACAACAAGATCAGGATTGTTAATGACGCGATTCATACCGTTCCTTTACATCTTGAGTATTGTTACTGGGCGGTGTAGCCGCCATCAATCACGATATTCTCGCCGTTGACCATGGCGGCCGCGTCGCTGACCAGATACAGGATCAACGCCGCGATTTCGTCGGGGCGAGCGAATCGCCCTGCAGGAATTCTGGCCTTCATCGCCTCGCCCACCGCACCGGCCCAGGCCTTCCTGCCGAGCTCGGTGTCCACCACCGTGGGCGAAACCGCGTTGACCGTAATGCCGTGCTTTGCCCATTCGAGCGCGAGTACCTTCGTCATCCCGACGATTGCCGCCTTGCTCGCGCAATACGCCACGTGGCGCTCCAGCGCCACGACGCTCGCCTGCGAAGCCAGATTCACGATCCTGCCGCCCGTGCCGCGGCTCAGCATCTGCTTGCCGACGGCCTGCGCAAGCAGAAACGGAGCCTTGAGGTTGATCGTCATCGTCCGGTCCCAGGCGTCCTCGGACAAGGCTTCCGCGTTCTCCAGCAGAGCGACGCCGGCATTGTTGACCAGGATGTCGACAGGGCCCAGTGCTTCTGTCACGCGCCGCACCAGAGCATCCGAGATCGCTGTGGCGGTAATGTCCGCTGCGATACCCACATGCCGCCCGGGGCCACCCGGAAGCGTCGCGGCCACCGCCTCGACGGCCGGGTTGATATCGAGCAGTGCGACACGCGCACCCGCGGCAGCGAGGCATTCGGCAACAGCAAAGCCGATACCGCTAGCCGCACCGGTCACGACCGCAACGCGGTCCGTGATCTGAAAAGGGCTCGTTGAATTGACCGACATCGCTCCACTCCTTGATTAATTGCTCTTGGGAATCTTGTTGAGAATCTCCTGGGCGTTGGCCGGCGTGACCTGCGTCCAAGGCACCGCGTAGGACTTCGCGGTCCCGTCGTCCCACGGCATCTTCGCGCCGTACCCGGCCCAGATATCCGAGCGTGGCTTGTAAGACGGGCCCATCACCGTGCGCAGCGCAACATCCAGCGCACCTTGCGCCTGGGCCTGCGAGTCCTGGAAGAAGGTCGTCATTTCGCCGCGCTTGACGGCGGCAATTCCATCGACAATTCCGTCGATGCCGGCGACCGGCACCTTCTTCGGATCGAGGCCTTTCGATTTCAGGGCCTGGATGGCGCCGAGCGCCATGTCGTCGTTCTCCGCAATGATGCCGGCAATCTGCCCGGGGTGCGCGGTCAGCCAGTTCTCGACCAGCGCCAGCGACTCGGCACGCGACCAGTTTGCCGTCTTGTGCTCAAGCACCTTCACATCCGGATTTTTTGCCAGCACGTCCTGAATGCCCTTCGAACGGTCGATCTGGGCGGACTGGCCGATCGGCCCCTCGATGATCACCACATTACCCTTGCCGCCGATCTCCTTGACGATCGCATCCGCTTCCATCTGTCCCGCCACCACGTCGTTGCTGCCAACATACGACGTCAGCTTGTCGCCGGACACCTGGGTATTCGATCCGATGACCGGAATGTGAGCGGCAGCGGCCTTCGCAACGGCAGCCGCACCGGCCGCCTTGTCGATCGGCACGAAAATGATCGCGTCGTATTTCTGCGTGATCATCGTATCGAACTGGTTGCTCTGGGTCAGCGCGTCGTAATTGCCGTCGAATACCGTGATCTCCACCGTACCGTCCTTGACAGAGGGATCCGCCTTCAGCGCATTGGTCCACATCTGCATGAACTCACCCTTGAGACCGTACACCGCCGCGCCGATACGAATGGGTTTAGCCTGCGCCGCGCTACAGAACAGGCCCATCACCGCGCAGGCCAGAGCCGCCTTCTTCCACGAATTCATTGAAGTCTCCTGAATTTTTTCAGTGTGTTGCTTTTGGGTTGACGTTATTGCTTCTTGCGCGAAGCATCGAGGAGGACGGCACCGACGATAATGACGCCCTTTACAACTTGCTGGTAATAAGACGACACGCCCAGCAGATTCAGTCCGTTATTGATGACGCCGATGAGCAGCGCGCCGACCACCGTGCCGCCGAGCGAGCCGGTGCCGCCCGACAGGCTCGTGCCGCCGATCACCACCGCCGCGATCGCATCGAGCTCGTAGGACACGCCGGCCTGCGGCAAAGCCGAGGTTGTACGGGCGGCCAGGATGATCCCGGCAAGACCCGCCAGCAGCCCGCCGATGACGTACACGGAGAAGATGATCTTGCTGGTGGAAATCCCGCTGGTCTTGGCGCTTTTTGCGTTGCCGCCGACCGCATAGACATAGCGGCCATAGGTCGTATAGCGCAGCACGAACCAGAACAGCAAAGCGACCGCGGCGAACACGATAATCGGCACGGGCACCCCCGCCATCGCCCCGGTTCCGATGTTCAGATATCCATCGGGCAGAT
Coding sequences:
- a CDS encoding AraC family transcriptional regulator, coding for MDLLSRVLSLIPVSGRLDVRCHFGAPWAIVHDNAAVREIPYHVLLSGQAVLEYGDAPAEPLTAGDIVLFPAGGAHRIHDGSGRLPVPPVERQELALTIAENEGSGEHADILCGRFLIGAVPDRLLREHLPGRLVVRSTGSTGDTLNGTSEAADAPAGTRLARLVALMREESVDEGPGSEALVSHLSAALFALTLRFASGGAQPPHGLLALAARPRLQPAVTAMFDAPEKPWTLDQFARLCNMSRATFVRQFQDVIGRSAADMLTDIRMTLAGRKLVESKLGVAEIGETVGYQSNAAFQRIFKRLIGVTPSRYRTLGGQLEAV
- a CDS encoding alpha/beta fold hydrolase — its product is MSTPFRIHSGRAVLAAEVAGSGDPVVFLHARVADRRMWRAQLDGIGANHKAIAYDRRGFGETHAEAEDFSAVEDLMAVIDATADGIPAILVGCSQGGGIVLDAALRYPSRVRALVLIAPNVTGAPEAIYPPEVERLRLQLMEAEKTGDVDRALAIRTRLSLDGPLEPEGRVVGEARETFVDMNRVALRSPPAGANLDAESAYPRLGEIAVPTLVMCGDLDIPNTQDRSRYLAAAVQNGSYHEISGVAHLPSLERPAEVTRVIAAFIERCSGREA
- a CDS encoding class 1 fructose-bisphosphatase, translated to MTHIATTEHITLSSFLAGAAREERVPAGLIALIDAVADACSSIATAVERGAFDGASGNAHSENVHGEAQKKLDVVSNDIMIGAVGSVRCLRGLASEELDSVQVTGHEHSGGAAEYLLLFDPLDGSSNLEINGVVGSIFSVLATPASGAVVDERHFLQPGVKQVCAGYAIYGATTMFVLTTGHGVDGFTFDSESASFVLTHPQLQIPEDTREFAINMSNERYWEEPVRRYVRECVAGESGPRQTNFNMRWIASMVAEVHRILMRGGVFLYPRDNKHPQLAGRLRLTYEANPMSFIVEQAGGMSTTGQIPIMEVQPEHVHQRVPVILGSKLEVERLLRYHDEAAAA
- the fba gene encoding class II fructose-bisphosphate aldolase (catalyzes the reversible aldol condensation of dihydroxyacetonephosphate and glyceraldehyde 3-phosphate in the Calvin cycle, glycolysis, and/or gluconeogenesis); amino-acid sequence: MALISLRQLLDHAAEHAYGVPAFNVNNLEQIQAIMQAAADCDSPVIMQASAGARKYAGEAFLRHLVVAAIETYPDIPVVMHQDHGASPAVCQAAIRSGFSSVMMDGSLMPDMKTVASYDYNVEVTRTVVEMAHAVGVSVEGELGCLGSLESGMAGEEDGSGAEGVLTHDMLLTDPEQAADFVQRTGVDALAIAIGTSHGAYKFSRKPSGDILAIDRIREIHRRLPNTHLVMHGSSSVPQEWLEIIREFGGEIRETYGVPVEEICEGIRHGVRKINIDTDIRLAMTGAIRRSIAQRPSEFDVRRFFADALGAARDLCRSRFEAFGSAGQAHKIKPIALPAMAGRYDLAYAV
- the tkt gene encoding transketolase, with amino-acid sequence MDHANPSRTELANAVRFLAIDAVQAANSGHPGMPMGMADIAEVLWRKYLKHDPAVPDWVNRDRFVLSNGHGSMLLYAVLHLSGYGLSIDDLKAFRKWQSVTPGHPERGLTPGVETTTGPLGQGLANAVGMALAERLLAAEFNEPGFDIVDHHTYVFLGDGCLMEGVSHEACSLAGTWRLGKLIAFYDDNGISIDGHVEGWFTDDTPMRFRAYGWHVVEGVDGHDPLSIEQAIEAARAERDRPTLICCKTVIGNGSPNRAGTHDVHGAPLGDAEIAATREHLRWPYAPFEIPKPIRAAWDARAEGRERNIAWRTLFEAYRTHFPDKAGYFESRMHGSRLERSADVIKRLLEGGDWFEQKMATRKASQKCLELLVGRLPELLGGSADLAPSNLTMVPASRAVIRDRTNATGNYIHYGVREFGMTAIMNGVALHGGFLPYGGTFLVFSDYAKNALRMAALMHLQCVYVFTHDSIGLGEDGPTHQPVEHAAMLRQIPGMSVWRPADAVETAFAWASALETIDAPTALLLSRQNLPPLSRSAQTKAHIRQGGYVLSEAAGGKPDIVLIATGSEVELALKAQSVLAGQDIAARVVSMPSTTTFDRQSLEYQHAVLPPKLRRVAIEAAAGDFWRKYVGLSGAVIGLSHFGESAPAETLYEEFGITVDAIVDAVSRTLEMETTWH
- the dhaL gene encoding dihydroxyacetone kinase subunit DhaL, whose translation is MTEIVKLADAGGVVVDLVRTINANRQYLSEVDGAIGDGDHGINMSKGFTQCGEHLASRATLPSLAVALGDLSSALMDGIGGSMGPLYGTFFLSMSDTFADHAELDKSLFYEALVAGIVSVQEIGDAKVGDKTLIDTLAPARAAYGVALEEGKSFRECIDAMVAAAEAGMNSTRELRARIGRAARLGDRSIGVLDAGACSCFLILRSMGESITHLLDRTAVSAA
- a CDS encoding dihydroxyacetone kinase subunit DhaK, with product MNRVINNPDLVVEDMLRGILAAHPELRAAPENPRVVAHAHARQKDRVGIVTGGGSGHEPAFIGYVGRNLVDAVAIGEIFSSPTAKSFFEAFKAADSGAGVACLYGNYAGDNMNVKMAIKLAEREGIRVRTVVANDDAASAPQDEIEKRRGVAGEIVMWKVGGARAAQGATLDEVIATARKAVDSTRSIGVGLSACTIPAVGKANFVIKDGEMEVGIGHHGEPGILVQPTVPARDMARLMLDKLLPDLPFSRGDKVSVLLSGLGATPLMEQYILYGEVADYLREAGIEVQFSFVGNLFTSLEMMGVTLTLTKLDDELSACLAHPCQSIGLNVGDAR
- a CDS encoding GolD/DthD family dehydrogenase; protein product: MSVNSTSPFQITDRVAVVTGAASGIGFAVAECLAAAGARVALLDINPAVEAVAATLPGGPGRHVGIAADITATAISDALVRRVTEALGPVDILVNNAGVALLENAEALSEDAWDRTMTINLKAPFLLAQAVGKQMLSRGTGGRIVNLASQASVVALERHVAYCASKAAIVGMTKVLALEWAKHGITVNAVSPTVVDTELGRKAWAGAVGEAMKARIPAGRFARPDEIAALILYLVSDAAAMVNGENIVIDGGYTAQ
- a CDS encoding substrate-binding domain-containing protein; this encodes MNSWKKAALACAVMGLFCSAAQAKPIRIGAAVYGLKGEFMQMWTNALKADPSVKDGTVEITVFDGNYDALTQSNQFDTMITQKYDAIIFVPIDKAAGAAAVAKAAAAHIPVIGSNTQVSGDKLTSYVGSNDVVAGQMEADAIVKEIGGKGNVVIIEGPIGQSAQIDRSKGIQDVLAKNPDVKVLEHKTANWSRAESLALVENWLTAHPGQIAGIIAENDDMALGAIQALKSKGLDPKKVPVAGIDGIVDGIAAVKRGEMTTFFQDSQAQAQGALDVALRTVMGPSYKPRSDIWAGYGAKMPWDDGTAKSYAVPWTQVTPANAQEILNKIPKSN
- a CDS encoding ABC transporter permease, whose translation is MNTHTPSLKVPASQSRSAHMRDIYRRYGIVAVLIVLCIVLSFANQYFLTLGNIADILRQTSINGILAIGMTYVVLTAGIDLSVGSTLALAGIVSASLVTGAHPLNPALGLFAGLLVGAAAGAINGLLVARLSIPPFVATLGMLSAARGLTYIYNDGMPVTDLPDGYLNIGTGAMAGVPVPIIVFAAVALLFWFVLRYTTYGRYVYAVGGNAKSAKTSGISTSKIIFSVYVIGGLLAGLAGIILAARTTSALPQAGVSYELDAIAAVVIGGTSLSGGTGSLGGTVVGALLIGVINNGLNLLGVSSYYQQVVKGVIIVGAVLLDASRKKQ